A stretch of Caldalkalibacillus salinus DNA encodes these proteins:
- a CDS encoding DUF951 domain-containing protein, giving the protein MQQKEFKLYDIVQMKKPHPCGENRWKIVRMGMDIRIKCMKCEHSVLLPRAKFVQKLKKILEPYQGD; this is encoded by the coding sequence ATGCAGCAAAAAGAGTTTAAACTCTACGATATCGTCCAAATGAAAAAGCCACATCCCTGTGGGGAAAATCGCTGGAAGATTGTCCGCATGGGTATGGATATTCGTATAAAATGCATGAAATGCGAGCACAGTGTGTTACTCCCACGAGCCAAATTCGTTCAAAAGCTAAAAAAAATACTTGAACCGTATCAGGGAGATTAA